The following proteins are co-located in the Candidatus Parvarchaeota archaeon genome:
- a CDS encoding metal-dependent transcriptional regulator, producing the protein MPCRKKAMTKKPLSQADTDMLSYQLLPCYGVVFPLLILLCRHRSHYIVIGDLCGSCILKENPLFSQKVPCYELIYFGIITPRMINAFREDYIRAIFVLCENGAGRDIPCGIRSKQLVTYLGVSKNTVSEMLSRLRLEGYVEYENYGAINLTQKGRKLARSLTAKHRLIELFLTKIFHRDPLRVHLEACALEHDFSKESLAAMKNMLGHPKFDPHGKPIYA; encoded by the coding sequence ATGCCGTGTAGAAAAAAAGCAATGACAAAAAAACCGCTATCACAAGCAGATACGGATATGCTCTCCTATCAATTATTGCCATGTTATGGTGTTGTTTTTCCCCTATTAATACTTTTGTGTCGGCATCGATCTCACTATATCGTCATTGGCGATTTGTGCGGTTCTTGTATCCTGAAAGAAAACCCTCTTTTTAGCCAAAAAGTTCCATGCTACGAACTTATATACTTTGGCATCATAACACCTCGCATGATTAATGCATTTCGGGAGGATTACATCCGCGCAATATTCGTGCTCTGCGAGAATGGAGCTGGTCGGGATATCCCCTGCGGCATCAGAAGCAAGCAGCTTGTCACTTATCTTGGTGTAAGCAAGAACACGGTTTCCGAGATGTTATCAAGGCTTAGGCTTGAAGGATATGTGGAGTATGAAAACTACGGTGCAATAAATCTGACTCAAAAGGGAAGAAAACTTGCAAGAAGTCTAACTGCAAAGCATCGGCTCATAGAATTATTCCTGACAAAAATCTTTCATCGCGATCCGCTGCGTGTCCACTTGGAGGCTTGCGCACTTGAGCATGACTTTTCAAAAGAAAGCCTTGCGGCAATGAAAAACATGCTTGGACATCCAAAATTTGACCCGCACGGCAAACCAATTTACGCATAA